In a single window of the Deinococcus aetherius genome:
- a CDS encoding inorganic pyrophosphatase codes for MVVDRPLGSVHPRWPNLVYGVNSGELPGTVSGDGEPIDAYLLGWPGPVREVEGVVAALIVRADDLEDKLVVVREGASPTDGEIMKAVWFQERYFDSRVMR; via the coding sequence GTGGTCGTGGACCGCCCGCTGGGAAGCGTCCACCCGCGCTGGCCGAACCTCGTGTACGGAGTCAACTCCGGCGAACTCCCCGGAACGGTCAGCGGCGACGGCGAGCCCATCGACGCCTATCTGCTGGGCTGGCCCGGGCCCGTCCGGGAGGTGGAGGGGGTCGTCGCCGCCCTGATCGTCCGCGCGGACGACCTGGAGGACAAACTGGTCGTGGTGCGGGAAGGGGCGAGCCCCACGGATGGGGAGATCATGAAGGCCGTGTGGTTCCAGGAGCGGTATTTCGACTCGCGGGTGATGCGTTAG
- a CDS encoding class I SAM-dependent rRNA methyltransferase: protein MTKASKQASVTLKPGAVRRVAGRYPFGHAGDIEKADAGINPGQVVDVRGPDGKLVGRGYFNPEGATPLRMLTWTREEIDLNFYRARVRAALARRAGRIQDTDALRVLHAEADGLPGVIADRFGDVLGVQLRNAGVERHRDLILRALREETGASAAFERSDTGERRREGLALRTGTLWGDVPERVTFHEDDLALHFNPLDAQKTGFFLDQRDNRRLMRSLVRPGEGFLDVYSYTGGFSLHAARAGARPVALDKDDKALGVLEREARENGVEVGVRWGDALETLTALEREKRTFGAAVFDPPTLAKRREDVPRAKRIFTDGTARALRMLRPGGHLLVSTCAHYLRVDDLLDAARVAAGEAECDAEVVTVTYQPADHPHLLSVPESLYLKSLLLRKEA from the coding sequence ATGACGAAGGCGAGCAAACAGGCGAGCGTGACCCTCAAACCGGGCGCGGTGCGGCGTGTCGCGGGCCGCTATCCGTTCGGACACGCCGGGGACATCGAGAAGGCCGACGCCGGGATCAACCCGGGGCAGGTCGTGGACGTGCGGGGACCGGACGGCAAGCTCGTCGGGCGCGGGTACTTCAACCCGGAGGGCGCCACTCCGCTGCGGATGCTGACCTGGACGCGCGAGGAGATCGACCTGAACTTCTACCGCGCGCGGGTGCGGGCGGCGCTGGCGCGGCGGGCGGGCCGGATTCAGGACACCGACGCCCTGCGGGTGCTGCACGCCGAGGCGGACGGGCTGCCCGGCGTGATCGCCGACCGCTTCGGGGACGTGCTGGGGGTGCAGCTTCGCAACGCGGGGGTGGAGCGCCACCGCGACCTGATCCTGCGGGCCCTGCGCGAGGAGACGGGGGCGAGTGCCGCCTTCGAGCGCAGCGACACGGGCGAGCGCCGCCGGGAGGGGCTGGCCCTCCGCACGGGCACCCTGTGGGGCGACGTGCCGGAGCGCGTGACCTTTCACGAGGACGACCTCGCCCTGCACTTCAATCCCCTCGACGCGCAGAAGACGGGCTTTTTCCTCGACCAGCGCGACAACCGCCGATTGATGCGCTCCCTCGTGCGGCCCGGCGAGGGTTTTCTCGACGTGTACTCGTACACTGGGGGCTTCAGCCTGCACGCGGCGCGGGCGGGGGCGAGACCTGTCGCGCTCGACAAGGATGACAAGGCCCTCGGGGTGCTGGAGCGCGAGGCGCGCGAGAACGGGGTGGAGGTCGGCGTGCGCTGGGGGGACGCGCTGGAGACGCTGACGGCCCTGGAGCGCGAGAAACGCACTTTCGGCGCGGCGGTGTTCGACCCGCCGACCCTCGCCAAGCGCCGGGAGGACGTGCCGCGCGCCAAGCGCATCTTCACGGACGGCACGGCCCGCGCCCTGCGGATGCTGCGGCCCGGCGGCCACCTCCTCGTGAGCACCTGCGCCCACTACCTCCGGGTGGACGACCTCCTCGACGCCGCTCGGGTGGCCGCCGGGGAGGCCGAGTGCGACGCCGAGGTCGTGACCGTGACCTACCAGCCCGCCGACCACCCGCACCTGCTGAGCGTGCCCGAAAGCCTCTACCTCAAGAGCCTGCTCCTGCGCAAGGAGGCGTGA
- a CDS encoding Crp/Fnr family transcriptional regulator, translating to MSRLDDLQRSPLFQNVPDDAVREAARAVTEQTFPPGRVLIEQDAPGEALHLIVSGVVRVSRVSLGTRERVMGDLYAPGVVGETAVLSRRERSATVRALTEVRTLMLYRDHFEAILKRHPRVLWNLAALLAERVTVLNDELIAFGQNTESALAHVFSHLHQQRVRAGVPNPQELPLTPHDIMQRVSSSRETVARVLRRLEDRGVLRSTAQGVTLLDPGALEAVAVEEADPA from the coding sequence ATGTCGCGCCTGGACGATCTTCAACGCTCCCCACTCTTCCAGAACGTCCCCGACGACGCCGTGCGTGAGGCAGCCCGGGCTGTCACCGAGCAGACCTTCCCGCCCGGCCGGGTGCTGATCGAGCAGGACGCTCCCGGCGAGGCCCTGCACCTCATCGTCAGCGGGGTCGTGCGCGTCAGCCGGGTCAGCCTGGGCACCCGCGAGCGCGTGATGGGCGACCTTTACGCGCCCGGCGTGGTGGGTGAGACCGCCGTGCTCTCGCGCCGGGAGCGCAGCGCGACCGTACGCGCCCTGACCGAGGTGCGGACGCTGATGCTCTACCGCGACCACTTCGAGGCCATCCTGAAGCGCCACCCGCGCGTGTTGTGGAACCTCGCCGCCCTGCTCGCCGAGCGCGTCACTGTCCTCAACGACGAGCTGATCGCCTTCGGGCAGAACACGGAGTCAGCCCTGGCGCACGTCTTCTCGCACCTCCACCAGCAGCGCGTGCGGGCCGGCGTGCCGAACCCCCAGGAGTTGCCGCTGACTCCCCACGACATCATGCAGCGCGTGAGCAGCAGCCGCGAGACCGTCGCCCGCGTCCTGCGGCGGCTGGAGGACAGGGGCGTCCTGCGCTCCACGGCCCAGGGGGTCACCCTGCTCGATCCCGGCGCCCTGGAGGCCGTCGCCGTCGAGGAAGCCGACCCCGCCTGA
- a CDS encoding S8 family serine peptidase, with protein MKPRILVQTALAMTTAALIAGCSQSPGAPAAQVDRPAYIMSVPVTTAQTQGDVEGRYGGQVVEWNAGEGYAVVGLDARAAKAQNLRAQALGTGPVAEPNLNQFQGGALALMAGSRSMWMGGEWQAWAGGSRSMWMGGLYGPIIQNSQPLQQIKLESAHKLAPNLGAGVKVAVIDTGIDLAHPAFNGALAPSGEWKDFYGNDNLPQEEGTLGVGGYGHGTAVASIVLQVAPKATILPLRVLGPNGEGDTLQVANAIRYAVTKGARVINLSLGSTTRSDTVQTAVKTATDAGVLVVSSAGNDNTPVITYPAMTANDKGILGERSLSVGSVNSLDLKSSFSNYAPDLELSAPGENIYAAGPGGLLVAWSGTSMAAPMAAGGLALALGQTLAVDIRDVTRKMAENGFDLYAGGLNSAYKDRLGKRRLDLDLFLRNTIKY; from the coding sequence ATGAAGCCTAGAATTCTGGTTCAAACGGCCCTGGCGATGACGACGGCGGCGCTGATCGCGGGTTGCTCGCAGTCGCCCGGCGCCCCGGCGGCCCAGGTGGACCGCCCGGCCTACATCATGAGCGTGCCCGTCACCACGGCGCAGACCCAGGGGGACGTGGAGGGGCGCTACGGCGGCCAGGTCGTCGAGTGGAACGCGGGCGAGGGGTACGCCGTCGTGGGGCTGGACGCCCGCGCGGCGAAGGCCCAGAACCTGCGCGCACAGGCACTTGGAACCGGGCCCGTCGCCGAGCCCAACCTCAATCAGTTCCAGGGGGGCGCGCTGGCGCTGATGGCGGGCAGCCGCAGCATGTGGATGGGCGGCGAGTGGCAGGCCTGGGCGGGCGGTTCCCGGAGCATGTGGATGGGCGGGCTCTACGGCCCCATCATCCAGAACAGTCAGCCCCTCCAGCAGATCAAGCTGGAGAGCGCCCACAAGCTCGCCCCGAACCTGGGCGCGGGCGTGAAGGTGGCGGTCATCGACACGGGCATCGACCTTGCCCACCCCGCTTTCAACGGCGCCCTCGCCCCCTCGGGCGAGTGGAAGGACTTCTACGGCAACGACAACCTGCCGCAGGAGGAGGGCACCCTCGGGGTCGGCGGGTACGGCCACGGCACGGCGGTCGCCAGCATCGTCTTGCAGGTCGCGCCCAAGGCGACGATCCTGCCGCTGCGTGTCCTGGGCCCGAACGGGGAAGGCGACACGCTCCAGGTCGCCAACGCCATTCGGTACGCCGTCACCAAGGGGGCGAGGGTCATCAACCTCAGCCTGGGCAGCACCACCAGGTCCGACACTGTCCAGACCGCCGTGAAGACGGCTACGGACGCGGGGGTCCTGGTCGTGTCCTCAGCGGGCAACGACAACACGCCGGTCATCACCTACCCGGCGATGACCGCCAACGACAAGGGCATCCTGGGCGAGCGCAGCCTCAGCGTGGGCAGCGTGAACAGCCTCGACCTCAAGTCCTCGTTCTCCAACTACGCGCCCGACCTCGAACTCAGCGCGCCGGGCGAGAACATCTACGCGGCGGGGCCGGGGGGCCTGCTGGTCGCGTGGAGCGGCACGTCGATGGCGGCGCCGATGGCGGCGGGTGGGCTGGCGCTCGCCCTCGGGCAGACGCTCGCGGTGGACATCAGGGACGTCACGAGGAAGATGGCCGAGAACGGCTTCGATCTGTACGCGGGCGGGCTCAACTCGGCTTACAAGGACAGGCTGGGCAAGCGGCGCCTCGACCTCGACCTGTTCCTGAGGAACACCATCAAGTACTGA
- a CDS encoding ABC transporter ATP-binding protein, with protein sequence MTFPAPGAVPALFARDLRHGFGGVEVLHGVTLGVGAGEVVAVTGPSGSGKSTLLHLLGGLDTPRDGEVWWAGERVDTLGTQARAGRRAGRVGLVFQHHYLLEDLSVLHNVLVPALLTGQDGAARARTLLARVGLAGRERDLPGVLSGGERQRVAVARALASRPAVVLADEPTGSLDRANAEVVAGLLLDLAREDGAGVLLVTHDERLAARADRALHLLDGRIEEGEAG encoded by the coding sequence GTGACTTTCCCGGCCCCCGGCGCAGTCCCCGCCCTCTTCGCCCGCGACCTGCGCCACGGGTTCGGCGGGGTGGAGGTGCTGCACGGCGTCACGCTCGGCGTCGGCGCGGGCGAGGTCGTCGCCGTGACTGGGCCCAGCGGCAGCGGCAAGAGCACCCTGCTTCACCTCCTGGGGGGCCTGGACACCCCCCGGGACGGCGAGGTGTGGTGGGCGGGCGAGCGGGTGGACACCCTGGGCACCCAGGCCCGCGCGGGGCGGCGGGCAGGCCGGGTCGGGCTGGTCTTCCAGCACCACTACCTCCTCGAAGACCTCAGCGTGCTGCACAACGTCCTCGTCCCCGCGCTCCTCACCGGGCAGGACGGCGCCGCGCGGGCCCGGACCCTGCTCGCGCGGGTGGGGCTGGCGGGCCGCGAGCGGGACCTGCCGGGGGTCCTGAGCGGCGGCGAGCGTCAGCGGGTGGCCGTCGCCCGCGCGCTCGCCTCCCGCCCCGCCGTGGTCCTCGCCGACGAGCCCACCGGCAGCCTCGACCGCGCCAACGCGGAGGTCGTGGCCGGGCTGCTCCTCGACCTTGCCCGCGAGGACGGCGCCGGGGTCCTCCTCGTCACGCACGACGAGCGGCTGGCGGCGCGGGCCGACCGGGCGCTGCACCTGCTCGACGGGCGGATCGAGGAGGGGGAGGCGGGTTAG
- a CDS encoding NADH:flavin oxidoreductase/NADH oxidase — protein sequence MTQPGTTVTATTPTSGGDTTTPLLFTPLRLRSLTLPNRAVVSPMCMYSAQNGLANDFHLTHLGQFALGGAGLIFTEATAVSPEGRISPEDLGLWTDEQIVPLGHITDFVHRYGGLIGVQLAHAGRKASTYAPWRGRGVVPAEAGGWPVIGPSDEAYNVFYPHPTALTVDDIRRVTADFAVAARRAQMAGFDVVEVHAAHGYLLHQFLSPLANARTDEYGGSFENRTRFLLEVVRAVRTAWPMHLPLFVRVSATDWAPGGWDLDQTVALANLLRFEGVDVLDVSSGGLTPVQQITPGPLYQTPFAARVRREVPDLLTMAVGMIDTPAQAEGILHEGAADLVALARAFLRDPHWPQRAAREFGLTPALPDVYARAGW from the coding sequence ATGACCCAGCCCGGCACCACCGTGACCGCCACGACCCCCACGTCCGGCGGGGACACGACCACCCCCCTGCTGTTCACGCCGCTGAGGCTCCGCAGCCTGACGCTTCCCAACCGCGCGGTGGTCTCGCCCATGTGCATGTACAGCGCCCAGAACGGGCTGGCGAACGACTTCCACCTCACCCACCTGGGGCAGTTCGCGCTCGGTGGGGCCGGGCTGATCTTCACCGAGGCGACGGCCGTGTCCCCGGAAGGCCGCATCAGCCCCGAGGACCTGGGGCTGTGGACCGACGAGCAGATCGTGCCGCTGGGGCACATCACCGACTTCGTGCACCGCTACGGCGGGCTGATCGGGGTGCAGCTCGCCCATGCGGGCCGCAAGGCGAGCACCTATGCCCCGTGGCGCGGCCGGGGCGTGGTGCCCGCCGAGGCGGGAGGCTGGCCGGTGATCGGCCCCAGCGACGAGGCCTACAACGTCTTCTACCCGCACCCCACCGCCCTGACCGTGGACGACATCCGCCGGGTGACCGCCGACTTCGCGGTCGCCGCCCGCCGCGCGCAGATGGCGGGCTTCGACGTGGTCGAGGTTCACGCCGCGCACGGTTACCTCCTCCACCAGTTCCTCTCGCCCCTCGCCAACGCGCGCACGGACGAGTACGGCGGCTCCTTCGAGAACCGGACGCGCTTCCTGCTGGAGGTCGTGCGGGCCGTGCGGACGGCGTGGCCGATGCACCTGCCCCTCTTCGTGCGCGTCAGCGCGACCGACTGGGCGCCCGGCGGCTGGGACCTGGACCAGACCGTCGCCCTGGCGAACCTCCTGCGCTTCGAGGGGGTGGACGTGCTCGACGTGAGCAGCGGCGGCCTCACGCCCGTGCAGCAGATCACCCCCGGCCCGCTCTACCAGACGCCCTTCGCCGCCCGGGTCAGGCGCGAGGTGCCCGACCTGCTCACGATGGCGGTGGGCATGATCGACACCCCCGCCCAGGCGGAGGGCATCCTCCACGAGGGCGCCGCCGACCTCGTCGCCCTCGCTCGCGCCTTCCTGCGCGACCCCCACTGGCCGCAGCGGGCGGCGCGCGAGTTCGGCCTCACCCCCGCGCTGCCGGACGTGTACGCGCGAGCCGGGTGGTGA